A stretch of the Paenibacillus dendritiformis genome encodes the following:
- a CDS encoding sugar phosphate isomerase/epimerase family protein produces MALLTNPIGVITDSFRLPLREALAKAKEVGADGVQIYAVSGEMDPDNLSKDARKELAKYIDSLGLKISALVGDLGGHGFQDKEANPAKIEKSKRILDLALDMGTNVVTTHIGIVPDEQNEIYYAMQQACEELSQYANSLGAHFAIETGPEPAAHLKSFLDTLSGKGVAVNFDPANMVMVTGDDPVQGVHTLKDYIVHTHVKDGVRLREVDPRLVYGMLGFEPMSHEKIADMATDGPFQEVPLGEGKVDFDAYFQALVDIGYSGYLTIEREVGESPETDIRKAVEFIKRYKG; encoded by the coding sequence ATGGCATTGTTAACGAATCCAATCGGTGTCATTACGGACAGCTTCCGCCTTCCGCTGCGGGAAGCGCTGGCCAAGGCGAAGGAAGTGGGCGCGGACGGCGTGCAAATCTATGCGGTCAGCGGGGAGATGGACCCGGATAACTTGTCGAAAGATGCGCGCAAAGAACTGGCGAAGTATATCGATTCGCTCGGCTTGAAAATCTCGGCGCTGGTCGGCGACCTGGGCGGTCACGGCTTCCAGGACAAAGAGGCGAACCCGGCCAAAATCGAGAAGTCGAAGCGCATCCTCGATCTGGCGCTTGATATGGGAACCAACGTCGTAACGACCCATATCGGCATCGTGCCGGATGAGCAGAACGAGATATATTATGCGATGCAGCAGGCTTGTGAAGAGCTGAGCCAGTACGCGAACAGCCTGGGCGCGCATTTTGCGATTGAGACCGGCCCTGAGCCGGCGGCGCATTTGAAGTCGTTCCTGGATACGTTGTCGGGAAAAGGGGTAGCCGTCAACTTCGACCCGGCGAACATGGTGATGGTAACCGGAGACGATCCGGTGCAAGGCGTTCATACGCTGAAGGATTATATTGTTCATACGCACGTCAAGGACGGCGTCCGTCTGCGGGAAGTCGATCCGCGCCTCGTCTACGGCATGCTCGGCTTCGAGCCAATGTCGCATGAGAAGATTGCGGACATGGCGACCGACGGGCCATTCCAGGAAGTGCCGCTCGGAGAAGGCAAAGTAGACTTCGATGCATATTTCCAGGCCTTGGTCGATATCGGCTATTCCGGCTATCTCACAATCGAACGCGAAGTCGGTGAATCTCCGGAGACCGACATCCGCAAAGCGGTTGAATTCATTAAGCGTTACAAAGGCTAA
- a CDS encoding YjdF family protein, translating into MKLTVYFETPFWVGVVEEQFGNQVKACRHVFGAEPRDAEVMEFVMTRMNPLLEQVQSGVETEISRKRPVNPKRLARIVAREMQRHGISSQSQEALRLDLEARKKERTVSTREQREALKEKKRSIRIQKRKDKHRGR; encoded by the coding sequence GTGAAATTAACCGTTTATTTTGAGACCCCGTTCTGGGTAGGTGTCGTGGAAGAGCAATTCGGCAATCAAGTGAAGGCTTGTCGTCATGTGTTTGGTGCAGAGCCCAGAGATGCCGAAGTGATGGAATTCGTGATGACCCGAATGAATCCGTTGTTGGAGCAGGTTCAAAGCGGTGTTGAAACGGAGATTTCCCGGAAGCGTCCGGTCAATCCGAAGCGGCTTGCCCGAATCGTTGCCAGAGAGATGCAGCGGCACGGAATATCGTCGCAGTCTCAGGAAGCGCTGAGGCTGGATCTTGAGGCGAGAAAAAAGGAGCGGACGGTAAGCACCCGCGAACAGCGCGAGGCTCTCAAGGAGAAAAAACGGAGCATTCGCATCCAAAAAAGAAAAGATAAGCATAGAGGCAGATAG
- a CDS encoding transposase has product MDGLENIAALEELYRQFPAESACVDYLVQWKWPHGFSCPRCSHHSAYITKTRRLPIYECRACRHQTTPTVGTVMEGSRTSLRKWFAAFWLFSRAQEGINAVRLRSLIQVTYKTAWSMLHKIRAAISQAHAEKRLSGEVQGIVVFYGRAYRPSVELHPGECALIVAESIVPEGELPQLKMTLVDKKHVIEKRLYRSGTEQFIADHVEPSTAARVSIVDQYFRVRRNSPLYQTFRQACRWLNDTFHGIGPKYLQRYIDEFIFHKNLDTSVSLWARLLSLCTSVRPYSFHNKEPRTRANAFNSRAKAA; this is encoded by the coding sequence GTGGATGGTCTTGAGAACATTGCTGCTCTTGAGGAGTTATACCGTCAGTTTCCGGCAGAGTCCGCTTGCGTCGATTATCTTGTTCAATGGAAATGGCCGCATGGCTTCTCCTGCCCGCGCTGCAGTCATCATAGCGCTTATATCACCAAGACCCGCCGGCTTCCTATCTATGAGTGCCGCGCCTGCCGCCATCAGACCACGCCTACCGTGGGCACGGTCATGGAAGGCAGCCGAACGTCTCTGCGCAAGTGGTTCGCCGCCTTCTGGCTATTTTCACGGGCTCAGGAAGGAATTAATGCCGTTCGCCTGCGCTCCCTCATACAGGTTACATATAAGACCGCCTGGTCAATGCTTCATAAGATACGGGCGGCAATCAGCCAAGCCCATGCCGAGAAGCGGCTTTCCGGCGAAGTTCAGGGCATTGTCGTCTTCTATGGCAGGGCCTATCGTCCATCTGTCGAACTCCATCCCGGGGAATGCGCTCTAATCGTTGCTGAATCCATCGTTCCGGAAGGGGAGCTTCCTCAGCTCAAGATGACGTTGGTTGACAAGAAGCATGTTATCGAAAAACGCCTGTACCGTTCTGGCACCGAACAGTTTATTGCCGATCACGTCGAGCCGAGCACCGCTGCGCGTGTCTCCATTGTCGATCAGTATTTTCGGGTGCGCAGAAATAGCCCTTTGTATCAGACATTCCGGCAAGCATGCCGGTGGCTGAATGATACGTTTCACGGAATCGGTCCCAAGTACTTGCAGCGCTATATAGATGAATTTATTTTCCATAAAAATTTGGATACCTCCGTAAGCCTGTGGGCACGGCTTCTGTCATTGTGCACATCTGTTAGGCCCTATTCTTTCCATAACAAGGAACCACGTACAAGAGCGAACGCATTCAACTCGAGAGCGAAAGCTGCCTGA
- a CDS encoding Gfo/Idh/MocA family protein, producing MSKVKVGVIGAGSISEMHFGGYQKNNEAELVAVCDLNADRAKEKAEKFGAPEAKIYTDYHELLANPDVEAVSICTWNNSHAEIAIAALEAGKHVLVEKPLCKTVEQALAVQEAQKKSGKTLQVGYVRRYGMNTRVLKKFIDAGDLGEIYYAKASCLRRLGNPGGWFSDVERSGGGPLIDLGVHVIDLCWYLMGKPKVKSVSGNAYNRLGNRNHIENLSFYQAADYDANVNTVEDMANALIRFENGASLAVDVSFALHLKQDEISVRLFGDKGGAEVEPQLLIMGEKHDTILNMTPQIDHLSFDFERGFQKEVDHFIDCCLGRTETICPVEDGVELMKILCAIYESSAKGTEIVFS from the coding sequence ATGAGCAAAGTCAAAGTAGGCGTCATTGGCGCAGGTTCGATCTCGGAAATGCATTTTGGAGGATATCAAAAGAACAATGAGGCCGAGCTGGTGGCGGTCTGCGATCTGAATGCGGATCGGGCTAAGGAGAAGGCGGAGAAATTCGGGGCTCCCGAGGCGAAGATTTACACGGACTATCATGAGCTGCTTGCGAATCCGGACGTAGAGGCGGTCAGCATCTGCACATGGAACAACTCTCACGCGGAGATCGCGATTGCCGCGCTGGAAGCGGGCAAGCATGTCCTTGTCGAGAAGCCGCTCTGCAAGACGGTGGAGCAGGCGCTGGCGGTGCAGGAAGCGCAGAAGAAAAGCGGCAAGACGCTTCAAGTGGGTTATGTCCGCCGTTATGGCATGAATACCCGCGTGTTGAAAAAATTTATCGACGCCGGCGACCTGGGCGAAATCTATTATGCGAAGGCGTCCTGTCTGCGCCGGCTGGGCAACCCGGGCGGATGGTTCAGCGATGTGGAGCGTTCCGGCGGCGGTCCGCTTATCGACCTGGGCGTCCATGTCATCGACCTGTGCTGGTATCTGATGGGCAAGCCGAAGGTCAAATCGGTTAGCGGCAACGCGTACAACCGTCTCGGCAACCGGAACCATATCGAGAATCTGTCCTTCTACCAGGCCGCGGATTACGACGCGAACGTGAACACGGTCGAGGATATGGCCAACGCGCTTATCCGCTTCGAGAACGGAGCCTCGCTCGCTGTGGATGTCAGCTTCGCGCTGCATTTGAAGCAGGACGAGATCAGCGTCCGCTTGTTCGGGGACAAGGGCGGCGCGGAAGTTGAGCCGCAGCTGCTCATTATGGGAGAAAAGCATGATACGATTTTGAATATGACGCCGCAAATCGACCACCTCAGCTTTGATTTCGAACGGGGCTTCCAAAAAGAAGTCGATCATTTCATCGATTGCTGCCTTGGGCGCACCGAGACGATCTGTCCGGTGGAAGACGGCGTGGAACTCATGAAAATCCTTTGCGCGATTTACGAGTCGAGCGCCAAGGGAACCGAAATTGTTTTCTCTTAA
- a CDS encoding ankyrin repeat domain-containing protein yields the protein MMLRAVLFCLSLVLASGCGVAEERFADGHIQAGSGKDSESREAMARDAALLDAAKKGKEEDVRRYIKEGADVNAQDGSGRTPAMLATLGGHTEVVRLLIDEGADVNIQADNRDNPYLYAGAEGQLDILKLTIEAGADTKRTNRFGGTALIPAAEHAHLDVIEYLLTSSDVDVNHVNNLGWTALMEAVVLGSGGEPHQRTVEQLIRHGADVNIPDRDGVTALSHARSRGFTELARLLEQAGAKADAP from the coding sequence ATGATGCTGCGCGCAGTATTGTTCTGCCTGTCGCTCGTGTTGGCGTCGGGCTGCGGCGTCGCGGAGGAGCGCTTCGCAGACGGCCATATTCAGGCTGGATCGGGGAAGGACAGCGAGAGCAGGGAAGCGATGGCCCGCGATGCGGCACTGCTTGACGCAGCGAAGAAGGGCAAGGAGGAAGACGTCCGGCGGTATATTAAGGAAGGCGCCGATGTCAATGCGCAGGACGGCAGCGGGCGCACGCCGGCGATGCTGGCGACGCTAGGCGGACATACGGAGGTCGTTCGCCTTCTGATTGACGAAGGGGCGGATGTCAATATCCAGGCGGATAACCGGGACAATCCGTATTTATATGCGGGCGCGGAGGGGCAGCTCGATATTTTGAAGCTGACGATTGAAGCGGGAGCGGATACGAAGCGGACGAACCGCTTCGGCGGAACGGCGCTTATCCCGGCCGCGGAGCATGCGCATCTGGACGTCATCGAGTATTTGCTGACGTCGTCGGATGTGGATGTGAACCATGTGAACAACCTCGGCTGGACCGCCCTGATGGAGGCGGTCGTGCTGGGCAGCGGCGGGGAGCCGCACCAGCGGACGGTGGAGCAGTTGATCCGGCATGGCGCGGACGTGAACATCCCGGATCGTGACGGGGTGACCGCTCTCAGCCATGCCCGTTCGCGCGGCTTCACCGAGCTCGCGCGGCTGCTGGAGCAGGCTGGAGCCAAGGCGGATGCTCCTTAG
- a CDS encoding endonuclease MutS2, whose translation MDDKMLERLEYGRVKQEVMKYALSYAGQRHIEEMKPLTDAKAVQHALLETEEATRMLAKGASVPIPSLQGMDTVLSLLGSGYLFGEKDIAHVRQFLHSCSQLIAYMRSKEGIAPTVAAYAASMHPLDGVASEIDRCLAHGRIRDEASKELHKVRRKLTAVEDKIRGKIDALLNRYRSLMQENLVSQRNGRYVFPIKKEYRKQIKGSVVDESSSGQTVYVEPQELAVLQQELAILRIEEGKEEAKILSYLTELLDGKAEELRRNAETVGWYDYVFARGKYAQSIEGQPVRLNENGVVDLRQAKHPLLGGGTVPLDIQIGRGYRALIVTGPNTGGKTVALKTVGLLCLMVQSGLLVPAGEGSSFPVFRHIAADIGDGQSLEQSLSTFSAHITRVIDMLAFADEATLVLIDEMASGTDPGEGVALSIALLEELARRGTMVIATTHYNEIKHFAGVTPGFRNARMEFDPDTLQPLYRLCIGEAGSSYAFLISRKLGLNPELIRRAEELAARREEAPGLRADAEAGTAAGYDAGLLRDGESMSEPVSRPLLDSEAPAAVNGAASPEDGAAENSSGVEAKQDRPLEIGDCVYISYLGRTGIVYEAADARGNVGVMIERQKVKINHKRLSLYIEGKELYPENYDMDIVFETKENRKKRKLMERKHVEGLSIVHEAEE comes from the coding sequence ATGGACGACAAAATGCTGGAGCGTCTAGAATACGGACGCGTGAAGCAGGAGGTAATGAAGTATGCTCTCTCTTATGCCGGGCAGCGGCATATAGAGGAGATGAAGCCGCTCACCGATGCCAAGGCGGTGCAGCATGCGCTGCTGGAGACGGAAGAGGCGACTCGGATGCTTGCCAAGGGGGCAAGCGTTCCAATTCCTTCCCTGCAAGGAATGGACACGGTGCTGTCCCTGCTTGGGTCAGGGTATCTGTTCGGCGAGAAGGATATTGCGCATGTACGGCAGTTCCTGCACAGCTGCTCGCAGCTTATCGCCTATATGCGGTCCAAGGAGGGAATCGCCCCGACGGTCGCCGCCTATGCGGCCTCAATGCATCCGCTGGACGGGGTGGCGTCCGAGATCGACCGCTGCCTCGCGCATGGCCGGATTCGGGATGAGGCGAGCAAGGAGCTGCATAAGGTCCGGCGCAAATTGACGGCCGTCGAAGACAAGATCCGCGGCAAAATCGACGCGCTGTTGAACCGGTACCGCTCGCTGATGCAGGAAAATCTCGTGAGCCAGCGGAACGGACGCTATGTTTTTCCGATCAAAAAGGAGTACCGTAAGCAGATCAAGGGCAGCGTCGTTGACGAATCGTCCAGCGGACAGACGGTCTATGTCGAGCCGCAGGAACTGGCCGTGCTGCAGCAGGAGCTGGCGATCCTTCGTATCGAGGAAGGGAAGGAAGAGGCGAAGATTCTCAGCTATCTGACCGAGCTGCTCGATGGTAAAGCGGAGGAGTTGCGCCGCAATGCGGAAACGGTAGGCTGGTATGACTACGTGTTCGCGCGGGGGAAATATGCGCAATCGATCGAAGGGCAGCCGGTCCGCTTGAACGAGAACGGCGTCGTCGATCTGCGGCAGGCGAAGCATCCGCTGCTTGGCGGCGGCACGGTTCCGCTCGATATTCAGATCGGGCGGGGCTACCGGGCCTTGATCGTCACCGGGCCGAACACAGGCGGCAAGACGGTGGCGCTCAAGACGGTCGGGCTGCTGTGTCTGATGGTGCAGTCCGGCTTGCTTGTGCCTGCCGGGGAAGGGAGCAGCTTCCCGGTGTTCCGCCATATCGCGGCCGATATCGGCGACGGGCAGAGCCTGGAGCAGTCGCTCAGCACGTTCTCGGCTCATATTACGCGGGTCATCGATATGCTGGCCTTTGCGGATGAGGCGACGCTCGTGCTTATTGACGAGATGGCGTCGGGCACCGATCCGGGTGAAGGGGTCGCCCTGTCGATCGCGCTGCTGGAGGAGCTGGCGCGGCGCGGGACGATGGTCATCGCGACGACCCACTACAACGAGATCAAGCATTTCGCCGGCGTCACGCCGGGCTTCCGCAACGCCCGGATGGAGTTCGATCCGGATACGCTGCAGCCGCTCTATCGGCTCTGCATCGGAGAAGCCGGCAGCAGCTACGCCTTCCTCATCTCACGGAAGCTCGGGCTGAACCCGGAGCTGATCCGCCGAGCGGAGGAACTGGCGGCGCGCCGGGAGGAAGCGCCGGGGCTGCGCGCGGATGCGGAAGCGGGGACGGCGGCGGGCTATGACGCCGGATTGCTGCGGGATGGCGAATCCATGTCGGAGCCGGTGTCCCGGCCGCTGCTTGACTCAGAGGCGCCCGCGGCTGTTAACGGGGCCGCCTCGCCTGAGGATGGGGCAGCGGAGAATTCGAGTGGAGTGGAGGCGAAGCAGGACCGTCCGCTGGAGATTGGCGATTGCGTCTATATCTCGTATCTAGGGCGGACCGGAATCGTATATGAAGCGGCGGATGCACGGGGCAATGTCGGAGTCATGATTGAGCGGCAGAAGGTCAAAATCAATCATAAGCGGCTGTCGCTGTATATTGAAGGCAAGGAATTGTATCCGGAAAATTATGATATGGACATCGTGTTCGAGACGAAGGAGAACAGGAAAAAGCGGAAGCTGATGGAGCGCAAGCATGTGGAAGGCTTGAGCATTGTCCATGAGGCGGAGGAATGA
- a CDS encoding protoglobin domain-containing protein, whose product MIYRKPKMPDNIEALQMETLPSLRTKLMFLQMTTQDLKLLKRLTPYFEKYAKAITDRHYELLFEIPEMKQLIERHSTRERLAKTFIIYLNSIPNIRLDEEYIRIRQRIGVVHSHIQLAPEWFVSSFLRIYEYFVPLILQDFRTAEASDLLLALHRILMLDAQIVLEAYQSAYEFRLLDTNSETMEKLIQMDGIHTLLMSAEASMQDAQHIQESAEQLTASIEEVSSQTTEAAATTEKMLGTLQENRAIVEQTIDGLEEMTDLFRDTKARFEELQQSLLELSGVVDMINSVADSTHLLALNASIEAARAGEEGRGFAVVAGEVRRLSEQTKTSVSEVYEVIANIQQLATSVQERTDLMAGKMELQHDKNRGAFIQLEEMMRAIDEMGMSEESIASIVEQQAAATVEITEHMKEIVDQTRQVVTLARDTGEHLYHTSRSVEELRSESLQWFHHLNDSQLLRVLKTDHLLWKWWIYNRMLGYDKSEIHIIGNSQRCRLGKWIEAQKSVPGSVLTQQRAFREMVERHERVHSLAETAARQIDAGQTEQAIQSYHQLGELSSQLLDNLDGLRTLLNQPLPKSSHV is encoded by the coding sequence TTGATTTACCGTAAGCCGAAGATGCCAGACAATATCGAAGCCCTGCAAATGGAAACGCTTCCGTCCCTTCGGACCAAGCTGATGTTTCTGCAGATGACGACTCAAGACCTGAAGCTGTTAAAGCGGTTGACCCCTTATTTCGAAAAGTACGCCAAGGCCATTACCGACCGTCATTATGAGCTGCTGTTCGAAATTCCCGAGATGAAGCAATTAATCGAGCGTCACAGTACGCGCGAACGGCTGGCCAAGACATTCATCATCTATCTGAATTCGATTCCGAACATTCGACTTGACGAAGAATATATCCGGATACGGCAGAGGATTGGCGTTGTGCATAGTCATATCCAACTGGCGCCGGAGTGGTTCGTATCCTCCTTTTTACGAATATATGAATACTTTGTCCCGCTGATCCTGCAGGACTTTCGCACCGCTGAAGCGTCGGATCTGCTCCTGGCACTGCACCGTATCCTGATGCTGGATGCCCAAATCGTACTGGAGGCCTACCAGTCCGCCTACGAGTTCCGCTTGCTTGATACGAATAGCGAGACGATGGAAAAGCTGATTCAAATGGATGGAATACATACTTTATTAATGTCTGCCGAAGCGTCGATGCAGGATGCCCAGCATATTCAGGAGTCTGCAGAGCAGTTGACCGCCTCCATCGAGGAAGTCTCCTCACAGACGACCGAAGCCGCTGCCACGACCGAAAAAATGCTCGGCACGCTTCAGGAGAACCGTGCAATCGTGGAGCAGACGATAGACGGATTAGAGGAGATGACCGACTTGTTCCGTGATACCAAAGCACGGTTCGAGGAGCTTCAGCAGTCGCTCCTGGAGTTGTCCGGAGTCGTCGATATGATCAACTCCGTTGCGGATTCGACTCATCTGCTTGCGCTGAACGCATCGATTGAGGCGGCGCGGGCCGGCGAAGAAGGGCGCGGCTTCGCCGTCGTGGCAGGCGAAGTTCGGAGGCTGTCCGAGCAGACCAAAACCTCCGTAAGCGAGGTCTATGAAGTTATTGCCAACATCCAGCAGTTGGCGACATCCGTTCAGGAACGCACCGACCTGATGGCCGGCAAGATGGAGCTGCAGCATGATAAGAACCGTGGGGCATTCATACAGCTGGAGGAAATGATGCGCGCCATCGACGAGATGGGAATGTCGGAAGAGTCGATTGCTTCAATCGTCGAACAACAAGCGGCGGCCACGGTAGAAATCACGGAGCATATGAAAGAAATCGTCGATCAGACCCGGCAGGTCGTCACGTTGGCAAGAGACACGGGGGAACATTTATATCATACCAGCCGCTCGGTGGAAGAGCTTCGGTCAGAGTCGCTGCAGTGGTTCCATCATTTGAACGATTCTCAGCTGCTGCGGGTCCTCAAGACCGACCATTTGTTATGGAAATGGTGGATCTATAACCGGATGCTCGGCTACGACAAGAGCGAGATCCATATTATCGGGAATTCGCAGCGATGCCGGCTAGGAAAATGGATTGAAGCGCAAAAATCCGTTCCGGGTTCGGTGCTGACTCAACAGCGGGCGTTCCGCGAGATGGTCGAACGGCATGAGCGAGTCCATTCACTTGCGGAGACGGCAGCACGGCAGATCGATGCCGGTCAGACGGAGCAAGCCATCCAAAGCTATCATCAACTGGGTGAGCTGTCTTCGCAGCTGCTGGACAATCTGGATGGCCTGCGAACGCTGTTAAATCAGCCATTGCCCAAGAGCAGCCACGTATAG
- a CDS encoding AraC family transcriptional regulator yields MSHDGRRGHDSEAEARGVIEFRSEQELQAHLPCKVYRLDQSIGNIWDHTHDYIQIWYVLKGEFKHTINHHSYHMVKGNLFIIPPFAVHRVEMVAGQEVEIIGCEFLPHFVLDSAEREGERGVDFSYLEQFLMDEKQSTPKVALTGDTDIQVGRLLQEMLEEYQHTRRYYELVLKADLLRLLAIIIREYTKPADKTSEEDDRVEKYRDVITSVTEYIHLHYAEELRLERLCRQFSLSKTYFCYLFKRFTGKTFNDYLIDLRVRKAVDCLLESDMSITEICFGVGFNDLAYFSRIFKRHTGLSPSQYKKKAPGRLE; encoded by the coding sequence ATGTCACATGACGGCAGGCGCGGTCATGACAGCGAGGCCGAGGCGCGCGGCGTCATCGAATTTCGTTCGGAGCAGGAGCTGCAGGCCCATCTTCCTTGCAAGGTGTACCGGTTGGATCAGTCGATCGGCAACATCTGGGATCATACTCATGACTACATTCAGATCTGGTACGTGCTGAAAGGCGAGTTCAAGCATACGATTAACCATCATAGTTATCATATGGTCAAAGGGAATTTATTCATTATCCCGCCGTTCGCGGTCCATCGGGTCGAGATGGTGGCCGGGCAAGAGGTGGAGATTATCGGGTGCGAATTTTTACCGCATTTCGTCCTTGATTCGGCGGAGCGCGAAGGCGAGCGGGGCGTTGACTTTTCTTATCTGGAGCAGTTCCTGATGGATGAGAAGCAGTCGACGCCGAAGGTGGCACTGACGGGTGATACCGATATCCAGGTGGGGCGGCTGCTGCAGGAGATGCTGGAGGAGTATCAGCATACCCGCCGGTATTACGAACTGGTGCTGAAGGCTGATCTGCTCCGGCTGCTGGCGATTATTATTCGCGAATATACGAAGCCCGCCGACAAGACAAGCGAAGAAGACGATCGGGTGGAAAAATACCGGGACGTCATTACCTCCGTTACCGAATATATTCATCTTCACTATGCGGAAGAGCTGAGGCTGGAACGGCTGTGCCGCCAATTCAGCTTGTCGAAGACGTATTTTTGCTACTTGTTCAAGCGCTTCACCGGCAAAACCTTCAATGATTACTTGATTGATCTGCGAGTACGCAAGGCGGTCGATTGTCTGCTGGAATCCGATATGTCGATTACGGAAATTTGCTTCGGCGTCGGGTTTAACGATCTGGCTTACTTCTCGCGGATATTCAAGCGGCATACCGGCCTGTCTCCCTCTCAGTACAAGAAGAAGGCGCCCGGGCGGCTGGAGTAG
- a CDS encoding ABC transporter permease has protein sequence MGSYEWTIADLIAYIGRNTDLLWEYFVTHIVMVLTGVGLAFVIGVPLGVLCARYKGLSRLILAVTSTLQVIPSLALLVLLMLAFGLGTKTVVVGLLLYSLNPIVRNTYVGLKQVNASYVEAGRGVGMSPLQLLFKVRFPLALTYMLTGLRIAAVIAIGVATIAPIVGGDGLGREIYAGINSQNPLRIYAGAIPAALLAIVADVLLAILQKRWNLTERKSRKNGAGPGSTRPAA, from the coding sequence ATGGGAAGCTATGAATGGACAATTGCGGATTTAATCGCGTATATCGGCCGCAATACGGATTTATTATGGGAATATTTCGTGACCCATATCGTAATGGTGCTCACCGGCGTCGGCCTGGCCTTCGTCATCGGCGTTCCGCTCGGCGTGCTGTGCGCCCGGTACAAGGGCTTATCCCGGCTCATTCTCGCGGTGACGAGCACGCTCCAGGTCATCCCGAGCCTGGCCCTGCTCGTGCTGCTGATGCTCGCGTTCGGACTCGGCACGAAGACGGTCGTCGTCGGCCTGCTTCTGTACTCGCTCAACCCGATCGTCCGCAACACGTACGTCGGGCTGAAGCAGGTCAATGCGAGCTATGTCGAGGCCGGACGCGGCGTCGGCATGAGCCCGCTGCAGCTGCTGTTCAAGGTGCGGTTCCCGCTGGCGCTGACTTATATGCTGACCGGGCTGCGCATCGCGGCCGTCATCGCGATCGGGGTCGCGACGATCGCGCCTATCGTCGGCGGGGACGGATTGGGCCGGGAGATCTATGCCGGCATCAATTCGCAGAACCCGCTGCGCATTTACGCCGGGGCGATCCCGGCGGCGCTGCTCGCCATCGTCGCAGATGTGCTGCTCGCCATCCTTCAGAAACGATGGAACCTCACGGAGCGCAAATCGCGGAAGAACGGCGCCGGGCCGGGCTCGACCCGTCCGGCCGCCTGA
- a CDS encoding sugar phosphate isomerase/epimerase family protein, whose translation MKLGVSIYSLHAALQDKRMTVLDVLDWIKAQGADHAEIVDMDLDLANHPDRVDAIREKAAEIGLELSNYCIGANFAGLDDEAFAKEVARVKSHVDVAHRLGVKRMRHDVASRFYPETDVSYFEQDFPALVEACRQIADYAAGFGITTSVENHGFYIQASERVKRLVLAVDRENFRTTMDVGNFTCADENPLNAVRNNVGLASMVHLKDFYIRPADRNPGEGWFRSLYGNYLRGAIVGQGDLPMYDLIRTVKGSGYDGYVSIEFEGMEDCLRGTKIGIENARRIWSEV comes from the coding sequence GTGAAATTAGGAGTCAGTATTTATAGCTTGCATGCCGCTCTGCAGGATAAACGGATGACGGTACTGGACGTGCTGGACTGGATTAAGGCGCAAGGAGCCGATCATGCGGAGATCGTGGACATGGATCTCGATCTGGCCAATCATCCCGATCGGGTGGATGCCATTCGCGAGAAGGCGGCGGAGATCGGTCTGGAATTGTCCAATTACTGCATCGGGGCGAACTTCGCCGGACTCGATGACGAAGCGTTCGCCAAGGAAGTGGCGCGCGTCAAGTCGCATGTGGACGTCGCTCATCGTCTCGGCGTGAAGCGCATGCGTCATGATGTCGCATCGCGGTTCTATCCGGAGACCGATGTCAGCTATTTCGAGCAGGATTTCCCCGCGCTCGTGGAGGCATGCCGCCAAATCGCCGACTATGCGGCGGGCTTCGGCATTACGACAAGCGTGGAGAACCACGGCTTCTACATTCAGGCAAGCGAGCGGGTGAAGCGTCTGGTGCTGGCGGTCGATCGCGAGAACTTCCGCACGACGATGGACGTGGGCAACTTCACGTGCGCGGACGAGAATCCGCTGAATGCCGTCCGTAACAACGTCGGGCTGGCGTCCATGGTTCACCTGAAGGATTTCTACATCCGTCCGGCGGATCGCAATCCGGGCGAAGGCTGGTTCCGCTCGCTGTACGGCAATTACTTGCGCGGCGCCATCGTGGGGCAAGGCGATCTGCCAATGTACGATCTTATCCGCACGGTGAAGGGATCGGGTTATGACGGATACGTCAGCATCGAATTCGAGGGCATGGAAGATTGCCTTAGAGGTACGAAAATCGGAATCGAAAATGCGCGGCGTATCTGGTCTGAAGTGTAA